The DNA sequence TTgcttaatatttaatattattaacttAATGATTATATATTGTCCCTTCAACCTTTTCTAATGGTGTGCTTTTCTAATAATTGGCGCACACAATATCAAGAGCCCCTTTTAGCAATTACTTCACTCATAAAAAAAAACTCTCACTTTGGCTAGTGTCATTATCTATTTTTCTGTGTATGTCACTCCAACAACTTCCCGAGTTCACGAAAAAGTTTTACAACAGTTTCTAATGAGTATCTTTGAAAGTAGAACACAGCAGATTAAGcacaaataaattataactaataattaatgaagTGTGACGTGTTCATGGAGATAGGGTAGATCTATCGAGGGAGTTTCCATATCTTAGTCGGCGCATTAAATAAACATGGAAAAGTAACCCTTAGGTGTGTGGCTTTCCGGGTTAgccaaaatttaattaaaaatctgATTAAGAATTGACTTGCCATTTACTCAATATTATTAGTCGGTTATCTACCATGCATTCCTGCCTCAACCCAAGTGATAATTGATAAATCATCCACATATTACTAAATGAGGTTAAATTAACATTTctgattaattaataattatgaaCAAATGAGAAGCTTTTCTCAACGGAAAAACGAACTTTCGTCATATTAAAACTTAATATATAAGCCTGCGTTTGTTTATAGAAACAGGAAACTAAGatagaaattcaaaaatataaaatcgtATAGACAGAGATATTGTATTCACAGTCACTAAATTGATGTATTTTGTATCCATCATGACAAAAAAATACAGAAACACTAAAAAAagacaacttattttttatttttttcattattctttttaatttttttattattttttttcaaattttttgaataaaaaaagaataaattaaatttttataatttgttctaATTTATTACCAAACATAATACAAGAACAGAAAATTTTGTATCTTTGTCCATTATGTCTTATTCTCAGTGTCTTGTCTTGTTCTCAAACAAACACAGCCTAGAATAACAAAAAATTGATTACTATACTCAAAAATTGCAGTTAATACAATAGCTTAAcagtgaaaataaaaaatatagtagCCAGACataattttcctttttatgCCAACTATAGTGGAACAATACTATTTACCAGAGAAACACACAATTTAGGCAACTTGCATGGAAGCCATCAATAAGTTATTTCTTACAAACCAATTTTCAAAGGGGAAATCACTCTAAGACTCCAAGTTAAACCTAAAAAACTGGTTGAACCTGTTCTTGTATGTGGCAGGTCCTTGTGATGATCCCAGAGTTAATACTTCACCTGAACAGATCCATCTCAGCATGTGGTCTTCACTCTTGAGGCACAACACAAAGGAATGCTTGAGCAGCAGTGTACAGTAACTCAGTAGCTCATGTAAATTAATCTGCATGAAGTTTCCTCCTTTCGCAGCGATTAATGTACCAAGTGGCATGTTTATGAAGAATCATGCCAATTAGAACCTTGAGGCTTGTGAGCATAATGTAGGTCATTGCTGAAAACAGCATAATCCAGAAAAGCCTCCAAGGAAGGGGGTTGTAAGGAAGGTTAGCAGCATATACTGGAGTCAGAACTCGAATGACCTAAGAACAGGGGAAAAAAGGGAAGATATAAAGACATGGAATCAACAGCTAAAAACCATGGTAAAACACAGAATAAATAATTCATGCTTACCACACATGCTGGAGCAATAGGGACAAAAGTTAGGTTTTTCTTTGCATCCTCAGTTTCTATATTTAGTgtctaataaataaaaatagcaGTCAGGTGTATTAAAAAAGAAGGTCCattaaagaaaacaaacaaacaaaatgtTTCGGCAAATggattatcaaaataaaaagtcGTGACAATACCTGCTTACACAAGGCTTCAAGGAACTCAGAGAATGCAATGGGCTTAATGTTATTAAATTTAGCAATGAACGAATGCTTGATAATATCAATAGCCATTTCACATAGAAAAACCAAGAGGATATTCTGCACCATACAGAATACCTGTGTTAGTAGCAAGATCGAGAGAAGCAGAGAATTTGATTTCCATTTAATAAACATATGGAATGTATAATTTTCCAAATGATCTTACAATGAGAAAACTTCCTAACCAAGAGCCTTCTGCTTCCAGAATATTTTGAGCCAAAACGAATAAGATAAGTGCTGATATGTGGAATCTCTCTATGGAATCTGCTTGTCAGCAGTAAAATAGAAATGGGAAACAGAAATTgataaattaagaacaaatgcTATAAATATAAACATGCATGGACGCGCACACGCACATCTTAAATACAAACATGAATTGCTAGACATGCACTCCATGGAAAGCAAGTATTATGCTGGCGTGTACACAGTATTCTAACAACAAGGTGTCAAGTACAAACATTATTGTTCTTTTCCAAGTTTGAAATGAAAAAGAATGATATCCCAACCAAACTGCACAAAATATagtaagaaaaagaaagggaaaaagaCATCTCACCGAAGTACACCAAACTGCGAACATTATCCTTATTATAACCCTTGAACACATAGCTTTTGATCTCGGCAAAATTATTTGACACAAGCATAGCTGGCAATGCATTATTGTGAGCAACCATACAGGCTGATAAAGTGATTGCTTGAACTAACAGGATACAAGAATGAACAAGTACAACTAGTCAAGGAAACTATCGGCACTTCAGTTTTCTCTTTAACcttcataaataaaataatattgcAAACTAATCTTAAAAATATTATCCTCAAAGAAAAAGGATATTTGAAGCAACAATAGCTACAACTTGGTCAGAAATGAATCTCCAAATCCAGAATCTCGTACTTTCCATCTCTGGGTGAAATTTTGCTAGTCCTTCAGCTGAATGAAATAACATTCTCATTACATCCCCATTAAAATGCTGACATAATTTATCAAATATCTGCAAGAAAGTATAAGGATCACTCAGTCCAGAACATTAAGATATCAATTTAATCGCCATAGTAGTGCACATCGCACCAAAAATAACAGCATCTGACTCCTTGGCTTACAATTTGTGTAATTGTAAAGTAAACTGTTCAAATACCAAAAGGCCGCATTACAGACACTCACATTACAAGGAAATGTCATGCACAAAATCTAATTGAATATCAACCTTGCAATCAGAGGTCCATAAATTTGACATATCTGGGTATCTAATTAGACACTAGTCAGTAAAATCcagattcaaataataatttatgcTCACCTCTAATACATTGTAGATCACATACAATTTGATGGTTGATTGACCTCGGATCATATGATATATTAAGCTGATATCTAAAGACAACAAACATTAAAAAGGAGGAGCATAAAAACCAATTTGTTACAACAAAACAAAACTGATTAAtactaaaagaaaatatataaccAATAAATATCAAAGCACACTATCACTGTACCTATTTGCTGCAAAAGAATGACTCCACATACCATCATAAGAAAACAGCCAAAATCCGACAACTCAACAGTAGATGGCCTCTTGAACTTCCTGTCATAGGCGCGAAAAGATCATAAGATAATGAGGAAAACCATGAAAACCTACCACAAATTTTTGGACAGTAAAAGAGAGTTGGTAGAAAAGCATACAAATCAAAGCACATAAAGTGGAAGATCATATCATAAAGTTCCAATCTCTTCAGCAAACACAGCTTAAGCAGTAAAAGTTTGAGACTTTGAGGCCTAATGCCTGTATAGCTTACAACGTATCTAACAGCATAATACAGGTAACATGGTTCAACTACAATCACCCTGTTCTCTTTTTCAAAGATTTACTACAATTTCAGAGCCCGAGTACATGGAAGAATGATTTTGTACTGAATGGACACTGCTTAAACCAGAAAtaataagcaaaagaaaacaaCCACAGCAGGATAAATCTATCATCTAAATCCTACTGCCATTTGCAGATTATATTTAAGTacaataagagaaaatattGAGGTGAATCACAGACCTTGCTCTTAGAAGTCTCCAAATGGTGATAGCAATCCTTGTCGGCATCACAGTTAACAATGACAAAAAAGAATTGAAGCAGACAAAGAAGCCAACATCTATAAGCTGCAAATCGATTTCATGTATGAGACAACAAGACAGAAAATGTGATTAGTCATTAGAAATGCGCAATTGTAAAAAATAACAACCATACAGTCAGCATAAAGTCTCAAGCCAAATCCTTTCCCCATAACTCAGACATCACCTAAGGTCTAAACAATGGAGCATAAACCCATAGAGGCATCACAGAACTGCAACCAGATTTCatcattttattgttttccaTTACTGGTgaacaaagaaaacaaatgaaAGTATACAAGTACCAATTCACATCTCCACGGCAATCGAAAGATAGTGTCATAaactctttctcttcccttttcgTCGCCAAGAGTAGTTGTGCCCCTCAAAGAATTTCCATTGTACAGTTCCTTCAGGAAGTATGTTACAGGTGACTTATCCGCTGAAACATATAAAGCACAATATCACGAATAAGACACCAAATTGCAGGTAAGAAACTGCTTCACTAGTTCCCATTGGTTGATGAACCGTGAAATAAAGCAATGACGTTAATTGAATTGGATCTTTGTACTCACAATCAGAACCATGAACCAGCAAAACACGATTCAACTCCACGGTGTCAGATCTGGCAACATTACCACCGCCACTCAGGACCAGTTCTTTCTGCGAATTCTCAACCTCTGCCGAAGTTACCGAACTAAGTTCCTTGGCGTTACCGTCATCAAGCGCCGAAACCGCACATGTAGCCCCGCCGTTAAGGATTCTACACCGCAGTTCGCCGTAGCTGAAACCGTGGCCGCTGGCAGCAGTGGCTGTACTTTGTTCCGTGGCGGAAGTGGTAGGCATCTCGTCAGTTGTGACCTCAGCGAGTAGTTGACTGGTGTTGACTTCGAAGTCATGGTTAGAACCGTTAACGGAATCAAAAGTAACGGATTCAGGGTGAGCGGGCTTGTGCTTCCGCTTCTTCCTACGCTGCGGTTGGGATTGCGGCGGTAACCCTCCAATGACGCCGCCGCCTCGGTACCTCATCTTCCCTGTAAGGTATACCGCTCTCAAAGAGACTAGTTTTTGCACACCACCGGTTGACCCAAACCGGACCCAACCtaaccaaaaccaaaataaaCGGAATGCATGCTAAGCAGgataaagaaaatgaaaattaaaacacatttaaaaaaaactgtcacttttatttttattaatttttaaagtaaattatatactattttttattctctttaaaaaatatctttctcatagaattatacatatttttatatggctaaatgataatttattcaATATATATCATTCATGCTACTCTATGAAGCTTTTGAAATAACAATTTCACAACGATGAAATtaaaccgaaccgaaccaaaATCACAATGGGTCAGGCCAAGAACCCATTTACCAATGGCCTTGACTAttgaataaataataatgatattaacaaaaatttcaCTTCTGTTAATTTACATCCAAGTTTAATTATAAGACTAACTAACATCTCATCTTCCTAGTCAAATAAAATCTAATACTAGCAATTTAGTCTCAACAGACAAGACAATCACTTGACTAATAAGCTTAGTATAGTTCTCTATTGATACAAACAAAATTCGTATTTACATCTTATAGAACATTTAGACACAGACCACACTACCTTAATTCTTAACTACTGTAATTTAGAACTATTTCATATGTTAGCTTCCCTCATTCAAGGTTCATCATGCAACCAAAAAAAATCTAACTGAAAAAGGGAAATATTTGTACATATACCgctcaaaattaaaattaatctcAGCAATATTACTTTGCTCTCcctcttttctttcccttcacTGGTGTTGCAGCTCTCTCAACCACGGCTCCACGTCCTCCCTTTTTGGTTCTGCCAGAAGCTTTCTTGACGGGCAAGGATTCCACCGAAGGCGGGGAAGCCACTTCACTGGCTTTCTTGGCTGCCTTGCTGCCATCAGCTGTTGCCGGTGTAGCAATCTTGCAATCACTGGGGCGCACAGTTCCACCTTCCACAGGAGGATCCGTGGTCAGCGATGCAGTTGAGACATTAGCATGAGTGATGCTGCTGCCAAAAGCATTTAGCTTCTCCCTCAATATTTTAGTGACATGGTCTCTAAGCAATAGGGCAGTTTTATATTCACGTGTGCACTTGGAGTAGAAGACTAGAGCATTGTTGGCCAGTAACAGAAAGTCTCTGAAAAGTTCCTTCGATGTCTTAATTGTT is a window from the Arachis stenosperma cultivar V10309 chromosome 3, arast.V10309.gnm1.PFL2, whole genome shotgun sequence genome containing:
- the LOC130967387 gene encoding protein POLLEN DEFECTIVE IN GUIDANCE 1-like; this translates as MRYRGGGVIGGLPPQSQPQRRKKRKHKPAHPESVTFDSVNGSNHDFEVNTSQLLAEVTTDEMPTTSATEQSTATAASGHGFSYGELRCRILNGGATCAVSALDDGNAKELSSVTSAEVENSQKELVLSGGGNVARSDTVELNRVLLVHGSDSDKSPVTYFLKELYNGNSLRGTTTLGDEKGRERVYDTIFRLPWRCELLIDVGFFVCFNSFLSLLTVMPTRIAITIWRLLRARKFKRPSTVELSDFGCFLMMVCGVILLQQIDISLIYHMIRGQSTIKLYVIYNVLEIFDKLCQHFNGDVMRMLFHSAEGLAKFHPEMESTRFWIWRFISDQVVAIVASIVHSCILLVQAITLSACMVAHNNALPAMLVSNNFAEIKSYVFKGYNKDNVRSLVYFDSIERFHISALILFVLAQNILEAEGSWLGSFLINILLVFLCEMAIDIIKHSFIAKFNNIKPIAFSEFLEALCKQTLNIETEDAKKNLTFVPIAPACVVIRVLTPVYAANLPYNPLPWRLFWIMLFSAMTYIMLTSLKVLIGMILHKHATWYINRCERRKLHAD